In Coregonus clupeaformis isolate EN_2021a chromosome 15, ASM2061545v1, whole genome shotgun sequence, one genomic interval encodes:
- the LOC121582422 gene encoding uncharacterized protein LOC121582422 isoform X2, translating into MDLYNIFGNLLETWVTEGPQERVALEGQWEGGDSGDSLTLSGTTFMSKSDVGTLMRSDTEDSGVEICSEASLPSSPPSVSMDNTDIDPTVREEDGLPSTSPPCSPVLSLPYSSSSSSLSLCPRAQRHRELAAVMHLKVEQALRRAYSGDRDNVPRQRCHTASLPSPHSVTHIQRAGHRSGSIGLRRTVSQSVVDKQASTDLLQHRGGLSPHHKTLPAQTDTEIREKDVCEEEYEGLTPGLGYLKQVCRMLEEIARLQIRNQGLQVEMDALREQQGRQNSERNQCDFKASEEGSPSANERLEVKDYEDLPYQSSQNNSNVHQHFRRRSASDTTLMMGHLKKVKEVSGGRYLCLEDLLEQPGDDENQEKQETRNKKQGSRTQTWKLKIGSLRRGETTEKTSQQINSSVKKASGRWLGQLFRRRKTVPE; encoded by the exons ATGGATTTGTACAACATATTTGGCAATCTTCTGGAGACCTGGGTGACTGAAGGCCCCCAGGAGAGAGTAGCTCTGGAGGGCCAGTGGGAAGGGGGTGACTCTGGAGATTCCCTCACGCTTTCAGGGACCACTTTCATGTCTAAATCTGACGTGGGGACACTGATGCGGTCTGATACAGAGGATTCAGGGGTGGAGATCTGTTCTGAggcttctctcccctcctctcctccctctgtgtcCATGGATAATACAGATATTGATCCTACAGTCAGGGAAGAGGATGgactcccctctacctctcctccgtgctctcctgtcctctctctgccatattcctcctcctcttcctccctgtccctctgccccagggCTCAGCGGCACAGGGAGCTGGCCGCGGTCATGCACCTAAAAGTGGAGCAGGCACTGAGGAGGGCATACTCTGGAGACAGAGACAATGTGCCCCGACAGCGGTGTCACACCGCTTCACTACCGTCACCTCACTCAGTGACCCATATCCAGAGGGCAGGTCACAGGTCAGGGAGCATTGGTCTGAGGaggacagtcagccagtcagtagtGGACAAACAGGCCTCAACAGATCTGCTGCAGCACAGAGGAGGCCTCTCCCCACATCACAAGACACTGCCTgctcagacagacacagag ATCAGGGAGAAGGATGTGTGTGAGGAGGAGTATGAGGGGCTCACCCCTGGGCTGGGCTACCTGAAGCAGGTATGCCGGATGCTGGAGGAGATCGCCAGGCTACAGATACGTAACCAAGGGTTACAGGTGGAGATGGATGCACTCCGGGAGCAGCAGGGGAGACAG AATTCAGAACGCAACCAGTGTGACTTCAAGGCTTCTGAGGAAGGCAGCCCCTCTGCCAATGAAAGACTTGAAGTCAAAGATTATGAGGACTTACCCTACCAATCATCTCAAAACAATAGTAACGTGCATCAGCATTTTCGACGGAGGTCAGCATCGGACACAACACTTATGATGGGACATCTAA AGAAGGTGAAGGAAGTGTCTGGAGGGAGGTACCTGTGTCTAGAGGATCTGCTTGAGCAGCCCGGGGATGATGAAAACCAG GAGAAACAAGAAACAAGAAACAAAAAACAGGGAAGTAGGACACAGACTTGGAAGCTGAAGATTGGCTCTCTGAGGAGGGGGGAGACCACAGAGAAAACCAG CCAACAGATTAATTCATCCGTGAAGAAAGCTAGCGGGCGATGGTTGGGACAGCTGTTCAGGAGAAGGAAAACTGTGCCAGAATGA
- the LOC121582422 gene encoding uncharacterized protein LOC121582422 isoform X1, whose translation MDLYNIFGNLLETWVTEGPQERVALEGQWEGGDSGDSLTLSGTTFMSKSDVGTLMRSDTEDSGVEICSEASLPSSPPSVSMDNTDIDPTVREEDGLPSTSPPCSPVLSLPYSSSSSSLSLCPRAQRHRELAAVMHLKVEQALRRAYSGDRDNVPRQRCHTASLPSPHSVTHIQRAGHRSGSIGLRRTVSQSVVDKQASTDLLQHRGGLSPHHKTLPAQTDTEIREKDVCEEEYEGLTPGLGYLKQVCRMLEEIARLQIRNQGLQVEMDALREQQGRQNSERNQCDFKASEEGSPSANERLEVKDYEDLPYQSSQNNSNVHQHFRRRSASDTTLMMGHLKKVKEVSGGRYLCLEDLLEQPGDDENQYVSLQEKQETRNKKQGSRTQTWKLKIGSLRRGETTEKTSQQINSSVKKASGRWLGQLFRRRKTVPE comes from the exons ATGGATTTGTACAACATATTTGGCAATCTTCTGGAGACCTGGGTGACTGAAGGCCCCCAGGAGAGAGTAGCTCTGGAGGGCCAGTGGGAAGGGGGTGACTCTGGAGATTCCCTCACGCTTTCAGGGACCACTTTCATGTCTAAATCTGACGTGGGGACACTGATGCGGTCTGATACAGAGGATTCAGGGGTGGAGATCTGTTCTGAggcttctctcccctcctctcctccctctgtgtcCATGGATAATACAGATATTGATCCTACAGTCAGGGAAGAGGATGgactcccctctacctctcctccgtgctctcctgtcctctctctgccatattcctcctcctcttcctccctgtccctctgccccagggCTCAGCGGCACAGGGAGCTGGCCGCGGTCATGCACCTAAAAGTGGAGCAGGCACTGAGGAGGGCATACTCTGGAGACAGAGACAATGTGCCCCGACAGCGGTGTCACACCGCTTCACTACCGTCACCTCACTCAGTGACCCATATCCAGAGGGCAGGTCACAGGTCAGGGAGCATTGGTCTGAGGaggacagtcagccagtcagtagtGGACAAACAGGCCTCAACAGATCTGCTGCAGCACAGAGGAGGCCTCTCCCCACATCACAAGACACTGCCTgctcagacagacacagag ATCAGGGAGAAGGATGTGTGTGAGGAGGAGTATGAGGGGCTCACCCCTGGGCTGGGCTACCTGAAGCAGGTATGCCGGATGCTGGAGGAGATCGCCAGGCTACAGATACGTAACCAAGGGTTACAGGTGGAGATGGATGCACTCCGGGAGCAGCAGGGGAGACAG AATTCAGAACGCAACCAGTGTGACTTCAAGGCTTCTGAGGAAGGCAGCCCCTCTGCCAATGAAAGACTTGAAGTCAAAGATTATGAGGACTTACCCTACCAATCATCTCAAAACAATAGTAACGTGCATCAGCATTTTCGACGGAGGTCAGCATCGGACACAACACTTATGATGGGACATCTAA AGAAGGTGAAGGAAGTGTCTGGAGGGAGGTACCTGTGTCTAGAGGATCTGCTTGAGCAGCCCGGGGATGATGAAAACCAG TATGTTTCTCTCCAGGAGAAACAAGAAACAAGAAACAAAAAACAGGGAAGTAGGACACAGACTTGGAAGCTGAAGATTGGCTCTCTGAGGAGGGGGGAGACCACAGAGAAAACCAG CCAACAGATTAATTCATCCGTGAAGAAAGCTAGCGGGCGATGGTTGGGACAGCTGTTCAGGAGAAGGAAAACTGTGCCAGAATGA